From the genome of Prevotella herbatica, one region includes:
- a CDS encoding MATE family efflux transporter, producing MDNKQATLELGTKPVGKLLIQYALPAIVAMTAASLYNIVDSIFIGQGVGPFAISGLAITFPFMNLSSAFGAAVGVGASTFISVKLGQKDYKTAENILGNTIILNLIIGITFSVVCLIFLNPILRFFGASDTTIPFARDYMTVILGGNVFSHMYFGMNAVLRAGSKPRHAMLATIFTVIMNIILDYIFIMIFHWGIKGAAYATVISQVMALVWQLWVFSNKKELLHFKRGIYGLKKDIVKNIIGVGVSPFAMNVCACVVVIFINQQLVHYGNDLDVGAYGISNKIGFIFVMFVMGVNQGMQPIAGYNYGAQQLDRMMHVVKLAIIVATIIMTAGWLIAMFMPYYCSRLFTKDPTLIGLGIKAIRINLLAFPVVGCQMVITNFFQSIGKVKISIFLSLSRQLLLLLPLLAILPLIYGLNGVWYSMPTSDVCASIIAAFMMMAYMKKFKNQHKNMIHGRQEDNN from the coding sequence ATGGATAATAAACAGGCAACATTAGAGTTAGGAACCAAACCAGTAGGTAAACTACTTATCCAGTATGCTCTTCCAGCTATAGTAGCCATGACCGCAGCTTCACTCTACAATATTGTAGACAGCATTTTTATCGGCCAGGGAGTAGGTCCATTCGCCATTTCTGGTTTGGCCATAACTTTCCCATTCATGAATCTTTCAAGCGCATTCGGAGCTGCTGTTGGTGTTGGAGCATCGACATTCATATCTGTTAAACTGGGTCAGAAAGATTACAAAACTGCAGAAAATATTTTAGGTAATACCATTATACTAAACTTAATAATAGGAATAACGTTTTCTGTGGTATGTCTCATTTTTCTTAATCCCATACTCAGGTTTTTCGGAGCCAGTGACACAACTATTCCGTTTGCACGAGATTACATGACTGTTATACTTGGAGGAAACGTATTCTCACACATGTATTTTGGAATGAATGCTGTCCTTCGTGCAGGAAGCAAGCCTAGACATGCAATGTTGGCAACGATATTCACAGTGATAATGAATATCATACTGGACTATATTTTCATAATGATATTCCATTGGGGAATAAAGGGTGCAGCTTACGCAACTGTTATTTCTCAGGTTATGGCTCTTGTATGGCAGTTATGGGTATTCAGCAACAAAAAGGAATTACTTCATTTCAAACGAGGAATATATGGGTTGAAAAAAGATATTGTTAAGAATATAATTGGAGTTGGCGTGTCTCCTTTCGCAATGAATGTATGTGCATGTGTTGTCGTAATATTCATTAACCAGCAACTTGTACATTATGGAAACGATCTTGACGTAGGAGCATACGGAATATCAAATAAGATTGGATTTATTTTCGTTATGTTTGTAATGGGTGTAAACCAAGGTATGCAACCTATTGCTGGCTATAACTATGGAGCGCAACAACTTGACAGAATGATGCATGTAGTAAAACTTGCAATCATAGTAGCAACAATAATTATGACTGCTGGTTGGCTGATTGCTATGTTCATGCCTTACTATTGTTCACGCCTGTTTACGAAAGATCCAACACTTATTGGACTTGGAATAAAGGCAATAAGAATAAATCTTCTGGCGTTCCCTGTTGTCGGATGTCAGATGGTGATAACAAACTTTTTCCAAAGCATAGGTAAAGTGAAGATCAGCATTTTTCTTTCACTTTCAAGACAATTACTATTACTGCTGCCATTGCTAGCCATACTACCGTTAATCTACGGGCTCAACGGAGTTTGGTATTCAATGCCTACATCTGATGTCTGTGCTTCTATAATTGCAGCATTTATGATGATGGCATATATGAAAAAATTTAAAAACCAACATAAAAACATGATACATGGAAGACAAGAAGATAATAATTAA
- a CDS encoding TonB-dependent receptor has product MKRLYIMLLLICVCICATAEPMAPKASLSGHVTDASDKSALVGVTIYVPELSLGTTTDENGNYVIADLPLKTITLQISYLGHQTIIKKVTLQKSTTADFVMKESNAMINEVVVTGLAGNSLMKDSPTPVSILTAADIKEVSSTNIIDAIAHQPGISQITTGSGISKPVIRGLGYNRIVTINDGVRQEGQQWGDEHGIEIDPQTVNNIEILKGPASLMYGSDAMAGVVIFHDAPTLAKNTVAGDVSSEYQTNNGLFDYSLHMAGNNNGYVWGVRYSDKMAHAYKNKYDGYVDNSQFRERAMSGLLGVNKSWGYSHLKLSYYHLTPSMIEEPGAVGDKDYGHGLPYQQIHHYKAVLDNSFYVGEGNLKTLVAYQQNRRQEFEDEENPNKPGLDFMLHTINYDVHYALQPAEGLSFATGVNGMYQRSLNKGDEFLIPSYALFDFGAFATSSYKVGNWNVSGGLRYDTRHLRSFALEDRFASMSRTFNGVTGSIGATYAINEKMNVRLNLARGFRVPNLSELASNGEHEGTFRYEIGNTELKPEYSWQLDAGWDYTSAYISAQLSLFANYIDNYIFAHKVAGKVVDDVPVYQFVQGNARLLGGEASVDIHPVERLHFQNAFSYVDAVQLNQTAEAKYLPMTPAPRWTSELKYDIIRDGKTFNNTYVKFGLECDLRQNHFYALDNTETATPSYTLLNASMGTDIKCRGKKILSVYLTGDNLTNRAYQNNLSRLKYAGLNPVTGRQGVFNMGRNFGIKVVAPINL; this is encoded by the coding sequence ATGAAAAGATTATATATCATGCTATTGCTCATATGTGTTTGTATATGTGCGACAGCCGAGCCTATGGCTCCAAAAGCGTCTTTGTCAGGACATGTGACAGACGCTTCAGATAAAAGTGCCCTTGTTGGTGTTACAATATATGTACCTGAGTTATCACTGGGTACCACAACTGATGAAAATGGTAATTACGTTATAGCAGATCTTCCTTTGAAGACGATCACTTTGCAGATCAGTTATCTTGGTCATCAGACTATAATAAAAAAGGTCACATTACAAAAAAGTACTACCGCAGACTTCGTGATGAAAGAATCAAATGCGATGATAAATGAAGTGGTAGTAACGGGACTGGCTGGAAATTCACTGATGAAAGATTCTCCTACACCAGTATCTATTCTTACTGCAGCTGACATCAAAGAGGTGTCTTCAACAAATATCATTGATGCGATAGCACATCAGCCTGGTATATCACAGATTACTACAGGTAGCGGTATTTCTAAACCTGTGATACGTGGATTGGGATATAACCGTATTGTGACTATCAATGACGGAGTGAGACAGGAAGGACAGCAATGGGGAGATGAACATGGTATTGAAATAGATCCACAGACGGTTAACAATATAGAGATTCTTAAAGGTCCAGCTTCGCTAATGTATGGATCAGATGCTATGGCTGGAGTCGTTATATTCCACGATGCACCAACATTGGCAAAGAATACTGTGGCTGGTGATGTTTCATCGGAATATCAGACCAATAATGGACTGTTTGACTATTCCCTTCACATGGCTGGAAATAATAATGGATATGTTTGGGGAGTGAGGTATTCTGATAAGATGGCACATGCATACAAAAACAAGTATGACGGATATGTAGACAATTCGCAGTTCAGAGAACGTGCAATGTCTGGCTTATTGGGAGTAAACAAAAGTTGGGGATACAGTCATCTTAAATTGAGTTATTATCATCTTACTCCAAGTATGATAGAAGAACCTGGAGCTGTTGGTGACAAGGACTATGGACATGGACTGCCATATCAGCAGATACATCATTATAAGGCTGTGCTGGATAATTCATTTTATGTGGGTGAAGGAAATCTGAAGACCCTTGTTGCATACCAGCAAAACCGCAGACAGGAGTTTGAGGATGAGGAAAATCCAAATAAACCTGGACTTGACTTTATGTTGCATACTATAAACTATGATGTTCATTATGCATTGCAGCCAGCTGAAGGCTTGAGTTTTGCAACTGGAGTGAACGGAATGTATCAGCGCTCTTTGAATAAAGGCGATGAATTCCTTATTCCTTCTTATGCACTGTTTGATTTTGGAGCATTTGCAACGTCGAGCTATAAAGTTGGAAACTGGAATGTAAGTGGTGGATTAAGATATGATACACGACATCTTCGCAGTTTTGCACTCGAAGATAGATTCGCAAGCATGTCACGTACTTTCAATGGTGTTACTGGTAGTATCGGTGCTACTTATGCTATTAATGAAAAAATGAATGTAAGGTTGAATCTAGCAAGAGGTTTCCGTGTTCCAAATCTTAGTGAGTTAGCTTCAAATGGTGAACATGAAGGTACTTTCAGATATGAAATAGGTAACACAGAACTGAAACCTGAATACAGTTGGCAGTTAGATGCTGGATGGGATTATACATCTGCTTATATTTCAGCACAATTATCATTGTTTGCCAACTACATAGACAACTATATCTTTGCACATAAAGTAGCTGGAAAAGTAGTTGATGATGTTCCTGTATATCAATTTGTGCAGGGCAATGCACGTCTATTAGGGGGGGAAGCCAGCGTTGATATTCATCCTGTAGAAAGACTTCATTTCCAAAATGCCTTTTCGTATGTTGATGCCGTACAGCTGAATCAAACTGCGGAGGCAAAATATTTGCCAATGACTCCGGCACCACGTTGGACATCAGAATTGAAATATGATATAATTCGTGACGGCAAGACGTTTAACAATACTTATGTAAAGTTTGGGCTGGAATGTGATCTTCGTCAAAATCATTTTTATGCACTTGACAATACTGAAACTGCCACACCTTCATATACTCTGTTGAATGCTTCTATGGGAACAGATATAAAATGCAGAGGAAAGAAAATCCTTTCTGTGTATCTAACTGGTGACAATCTCACTAACAGAGCATACCAGAATAATCTGAGCAGATTGAAATATGCTGGATTAAATCCTGTTACAGGACGACAGGGTGTATTTAATATGGGACGTAATTTCGGAATAAAGGTTGTTGCGCCAATAAATCTTTAG
- a CDS encoding cytidylate kinase-like family protein yields MEDKKIIINIGRQIGSGGRYIAKKLSEELNYSFYDRELLNLAAHESGFSETFFEQADEHKGFFKSLLNIHIPLIGESNFYKNDLSQESLYKFQSDAILKAAEKGNCIFVGRTADYVLRDFKNTINIFVTADIDQRIQRVSKRYDMNSAEARKYITDKEEARASYYNYYTGKQWGHSESYDLCINSSLLGIEDTEAFIAELIKKRFQL; encoded by the coding sequence ATGGAAGACAAGAAGATAATAATTAATATTGGTAGACAGATCGGCAGTGGCGGAAGATATATTGCAAAGAAACTTTCCGAAGAGCTGAACTATAGTTTTTATGACCGTGAGCTTCTGAACCTTGCTGCACATGAAAGCGGATTCAGTGAGACTTTTTTTGAGCAGGCTGACGAGCATAAGGGATTTTTTAAATCTCTTCTGAATATACATATACCATTGATTGGTGAAAGTAATTTCTACAAGAATGATCTATCTCAGGAAAGTCTTTACAAATTTCAAAGTGATGCCATATTAAAAGCCGCAGAAAAAGGTAATTGTATATTTGTAGGAAGAACTGCAGATTATGTTCTCCGTGATTTCAAGAATACAATCAATATATTCGTAACGGCAGATATTGATCAACGAATACAGCGAGTATCTAAGCGCTATGATATGAACAGCGCTGAAGCAAGAAAATATATCACTGACAAGGAAGAAGCACGTGCTTCATACTACAACTATTACACCGGCAAACAATGGGGACACAGTGAAAGCTATGATTTATGCATCAACAGCAGCCTACTTGGTATAGAAGATACTGAGGCATTTATTGCCGAATTAATAAAAAAGCGATTTCAGTTATGA
- a CDS encoding metallophosphoesterase family protein: MKKIGIISDTHACWDEKYKTYMGECDEIWHAGDIGSIEVADKFESMKPTFRAVYGNCDGYELRARYPEILRFKCEDVDVMMKHIGGYPGKYDISVKNMIFASPPNLFISGHSHILKVMPDKSLNLLHINPGAAGHMGWQKERTIIRLTIEGNKFTDCEVITLGTNKSQL, from the coding sequence ATGAAGAAAATAGGAATAATCAGCGACACTCACGCCTGTTGGGATGAGAAATACAAAACCTATATGGGAGAATGCGACGAGATTTGGCACGCAGGAGACATTGGCTCTATTGAGGTTGCTGATAAATTCGAGAGCATGAAACCTACATTCAGAGCTGTCTATGGTAATTGTGACGGGTATGAACTCCGTGCAAGATATCCCGAGATACTAAGATTTAAATGCGAGGATGTAGATGTAATGATGAAACACATTGGCGGATACCCTGGAAAATATGACATTTCTGTAAAGAATATGATATTCGCATCACCCCCCAACCTGTTTATTTCTGGGCATTCACACATATTGAAAGTAATGCCCGACAAATCATTAAATCTTTTGCATATAAACCCTGGTGCGGCCGGACACATGGGATGGCAGAAAGAAAGAACAATAATAAGACTCACAATCGAAGGCAATAAATTCACTGATTGCGAAGTTATTACATTAGGAACAAATAAATCACAACTATAA
- a CDS encoding DegT/DnrJ/EryC1/StrS family aminotransferase — MKIDYLSLKKVTSMHGEEIHTAVSNVIDSGWYLNGEATTTFERQYANYIGSKHCIGCGNGLDALTIIFRSYKELGILKDGDEVIVPANTYIASILSITANNLTPVLVEPNISTLQIDDTKIENAITKNTRAILIVHLYGICAYTEEIGRICKNHNLLLIEDNAQAHGCNYSENIITGSIGNAAAHSFYPGKNLGAFGDAGAITTDDDRLNDTARAIGNYGSSRKYVFPYKGMNSRIDEIQAAILSVKLKYLDQDNARRIAIAKYYNENIINRNIKTVNALNSVYHIYPILCSNRDLIRLRLKDKGIETMVHYPIPPHKQKCYREWNNFSFPITEYIADNELSLPCNQVLTDSEVEYIVSTLNSCQ, encoded by the coding sequence ATGAAAATAGATTATCTGTCACTCAAAAAAGTAACAAGCATGCACGGTGAGGAAATCCACACTGCTGTAAGCAATGTAATAGATAGCGGTTGGTATCTAAATGGAGAGGCTACAACTACTTTTGAAAGACAATATGCAAATTATATAGGATCAAAGCACTGCATTGGTTGTGGAAATGGCTTGGATGCCTTAACCATTATATTCAGATCATATAAGGAACTTGGTATACTTAAAGACGGCGACGAAGTTATTGTCCCCGCAAATACTTATATTGCTTCTATACTTTCAATAACAGCAAACAATCTCACGCCTGTACTTGTTGAACCAAATATCAGCACTCTACAGATTGATGACACAAAAATAGAGAATGCCATTACAAAGAACACCCGTGCAATACTCATTGTTCATCTTTATGGAATCTGTGCATATACTGAAGAAATTGGCAGGATATGTAAGAATCATAATCTGCTGTTGATAGAAGACAATGCACAAGCTCATGGGTGTAACTATTCTGAAAACATTATAACAGGCAGTATCGGAAATGCAGCTGCTCACAGTTTCTATCCAGGAAAGAATCTTGGTGCATTTGGCGATGCGGGAGCGATAACAACAGACGATGACAGACTTAATGATACAGCAAGAGCAATAGGCAACTACGGTAGTTCACGCAAATACGTATTTCCATATAAAGGAATGAACAGTAGAATTGACGAGATTCAGGCTGCTATATTAAGTGTAAAGCTGAAATACCTTGATCAGGATAACGCAAGAAGAATTGCTATTGCGAAATACTATAATGAAAATATTATAAATAGAAATATCAAGACTGTAAACGCTCTTAATTCTGTTTACCACATATATCCTATACTATGTTCTAATCGCGATTTAATAAGGCTACGACTTAAAGATAAGGGGATAGAAACAATGGTTCACTACCCTATTCCTCCTCATAAACAAAAATGTTACAGGGAATGGAATAATTTCTCATTCCCCATAACAGAATATATTGCAGACAATGAATTGAGTTTGCCTTGCAATCAGGTTCTTACCGACAGTGAAGTTGAATACATAGTATCAACACTAAACAGCTGTCAGTGA
- the purT gene encoding formate-dependent phosphoribosylglycinamide formyltransferase encodes MKRIMLLGSGELGKEFVIAAKRAGVYVIACDRYDNAPAMQVADEREIFSMLDGDALEAAVRKHHPDIIVPEIEAIRTERLFDFEKEGIQVVPSARAVNYTMNRRAIRDLASKELGLRTAKYFYAKTFDEFKKAADEIGFPCVVKPLMSSSGHGQSYVHNDDELKAAFTEAMEGSRGDVKEVIIEEFIDFDSEFTLLTVTQKNAPTIFCPPIGHIQKSGDYRESWQPYHISDEALKKAEHMANEVTKALTGYGLWGVEFFMTKKGEVIFSELSPRPHDTGMVTLGHTTNLSEFELHLRAIMGWPIPAIHLEHYGCSAVVLAKEDADHAPEYNLVEALREDRTRVRIFGKPDQHVNRRMGVVLCYGEVGDDINALREKAKRVAATIIK; translated from the coding sequence ATGAAAAGAATCATGTTATTGGGCTCAGGTGAACTGGGCAAGGAGTTTGTTATTGCTGCTAAAAGAGCAGGAGTTTATGTGATTGCATGTGATCGTTATGATAACGCACCGGCAATGCAAGTTGCTGATGAAAGAGAAATCTTCAGTATGCTTGACGGAGATGCACTTGAAGCTGCGGTTCGCAAACACCATCCAGACATCATTGTACCAGAAATAGAAGCCATTCGTACTGAGCGACTTTTCGATTTTGAAAAAGAAGGTATTCAGGTCGTACCTTCTGCACGTGCGGTAAACTATACGATGAACCGCCGCGCTATTCGTGACCTTGCATCTAAAGAACTTGGACTTCGCACAGCAAAGTATTTCTATGCAAAGACTTTTGACGAATTTAAGAAAGCCGCTGACGAAATCGGTTTCCCATGTGTCGTTAAACCTCTTATGAGCTCAAGCGGTCATGGTCAAAGTTACGTACACAACGACGATGAACTAAAAGCTGCATTCACAGAAGCAATGGAAGGTAGCCGCGGCGACGTTAAAGAGGTTATTATTGAGGAATTTATAGATTTTGATTCTGAGTTCACTCTTCTTACTGTAACACAGAAAAATGCTCCTACGATATTCTGCCCTCCTATAGGACACATACAGAAAAGCGGTGACTATCGTGAAAGTTGGCAGCCTTACCACATATCTGATGAAGCATTAAAGAAGGCAGAACACATGGCTAACGAAGTAACAAAAGCGCTTACAGGCTATGGCTTATGGGGCGTTGAGTTCTTCATGACGAAAAAAGGCGAAGTGATATTCTCAGAGTTAAGTCCGCGACCACACGACACAGGTATGGTTACACTTGGACACACAACCAACTTGAGCGAATTTGAACTTCATCTTCGTGCAATAATGGGGTGGCCTATTCCTGCTATACATCTTGAACATTATGGATGCAGTGCTGTTGTTCTTGCAAAAGAAGACGCAGACCATGCTCCAGAATACAATCTTGTAGAAGCATTAAGGGAAGACCGTACACGCGTTCGTATTTTCGGCAAACCAGACCAGCATGTAAATCGCCGTATGGGTGTAGTATTATGCTATGGCGAAGTTGGAGATGATATCAACGCATTGCGTGAGAAGGCTAAGAGAGTTGCTGCCACTATCATTAAATAA
- a CDS encoding Fur family transcriptional regulator, whose protein sequence is MDENKCILLLEKHGIKPTSNRIVIAKSLAACENPVSMKELEDQIITIDKSNIFRTLTLFRDNHLVHTVEDGAGGTKYELCFSKSIETDEDEHMHFFCERCHKTFCLYDMPIPDLCIPLGYQMHSVNFMIKGLCPKCSKKKQ, encoded by the coding sequence ATGGATGAAAACAAATGTATCTTGCTTCTGGAAAAGCATGGCATCAAACCAACTTCCAACAGAATAGTTATTGCTAAGTCTCTTGCTGCATGTGAAAATCCAGTCTCAATGAAAGAACTGGAAGATCAGATTATCACAATAGACAAATCTAACATATTCCGTACACTCACATTATTTCGTGACAATCACCTAGTTCACACAGTGGAAGACGGTGCGGGTGGAACTAAATACGAACTATGTTTCAGCAAAAGCATTGAAACTGATGAAGACGAGCACATGCATTTCTTTTGTGAACGCTGCCACAAGACATTCTGCCTATACGACATGCCTATCCCTGACCTTTGTATTCCGCTAGGTTATCAGATGCATAGTGTAAACTTCATGATAAAGGGTTTATGCCCTAAATGTTCAAAGAAGAAACAGTAG
- the rfbB gene encoding dTDP-glucose 4,6-dehydratase, with amino-acid sequence MKTYLVTGAAGFIGANFIKYLLNRKYKNEDIKVIVLDALTYAGNLGTIKDDIDNKRCVFVKGDIRDRELADKLFAENEIDYLVNFAAESHVDRSIEDPQLFLSVNILGTQNLLDAARRAWVTGKDENGYPTWKAGKRYHQVSTDEVYGSLGAEGFFTETTPLCPHSPYSASKTSADMFVMAYRDTYHMPITITRCSNNYGPYHFPEKLIPLIINNILEGKQLPVYGEGLNVRDWLYVEDHCKAIDMVVREGREGEVYNVGGHNEMTNIDIVKLTIKTIHDMMADNKQLRNVLKKQQKDATGDIDISWINNDLITHVADRLGHDKRYAIDPTKIKNELGWYPETKFADGIVKTIQWNLENQQWIHEVTSGDYQKYYDNMYGNK; translated from the coding sequence ATGAAAACTTATCTTGTTACAGGAGCCGCAGGCTTTATCGGAGCAAACTTCATTAAGTATTTGCTAAACAGAAAATACAAAAACGAAGATATAAAGGTCATCGTCCTTGATGCATTGACATACGCAGGAAATCTGGGAACGATAAAAGATGATATCGACAACAAACGTTGCGTATTCGTTAAGGGAGACATCCGTGACCGTGAACTGGCAGACAAACTGTTTGCGGAAAATGAGATTGACTATTTAGTAAACTTCGCGGCTGAAAGTCATGTTGACCGCAGCATTGAAGATCCTCAGCTTTTTCTCAGTGTAAACATTCTCGGCACACAGAATCTGCTTGATGCAGCCCGCCGTGCATGGGTTACAGGAAAAGATGAAAACGGCTATCCTACATGGAAAGCTGGCAAGCGCTATCATCAGGTTTCTACAGACGAGGTTTATGGAAGTCTCGGAGCTGAAGGCTTTTTCACTGAGACAACTCCACTATGTCCTCACAGTCCTTACAGTGCAAGTAAGACAAGTGCAGACATGTTTGTAATGGCATATCGTGATACTTACCACATGCCAATAACAATTACACGTTGTTCTAACAACTATGGTCCTTATCATTTCCCTGAAAAACTTATTCCATTAATTATCAACAATATTCTTGAAGGCAAGCAATTACCTGTCTACGGCGAAGGACTTAATGTTCGTGACTGGTTATACGTTGAAGACCACTGCAAGGCTATTGACATGGTTGTACGTGAAGGTCGTGAAGGTGAGGTTTATAATGTTGGTGGTCACAACGAAATGACAAACATCGACATCGTGAAACTCACAATAAAGACTATACACGATATGATGGCTGACAACAAACAGCTGCGAAACGTACTAAAGAAGCAACAAAAAGATGCTACCGGTGATATTGACATCAGTTGGATAAACAATGATCTCATCACACACGTTGCCGACCGCTTAGGTCATGATAAGCGTTATGCCATTGATCCAACAAAGATAAAGAATGAACTTGGTTGGTACCCAGAGACTAAGTTTGCCGACGGTATAGTGAAAACCATTCAATGGAATCTTGAAAACCAGCAATGGATACACGAAGTTACCAGTGGTGACTACCAGAAGTACTATGATAATATGTATGGAAACAAATAA
- a CDS encoding sugar 3,4-ketoisomerase, with the protein MSCKLGTIIELPKISDPRGNLTVAERFKGIPFEFKRVYWTYDVPSGGYRGGHAHIHCREFIVAVSGSFTVTLDSGHKKQHYLLNHPYQGLFVDKGIWRTLEDFSSGSVCLVLAEDDYDEADYIYDYNEFIQRTECLK; encoded by the coding sequence ATGAGCTGTAAACTTGGGACAATAATTGAACTGCCTAAGATTTCAGATCCACGTGGGAACCTTACTGTTGCAGAAAGATTCAAGGGTATTCCTTTTGAATTCAAAAGGGTATATTGGACTTATGATGTTCCGTCAGGAGGCTATCGTGGTGGACACGCTCATATCCATTGCCGTGAATTTATTGTTGCCGTGAGTGGTTCGTTTACAGTTACACTTGACAGCGGACATAAAAAGCAGCATTATCTGCTAAATCATCCATATCAAGGTCTGTTTGTCGACAAAGGTATATGGCGCACGCTTGAAGACTTCTCTTCAGGTTCAGTATGTCTGGTACTTGCAGAAGACGACTATGATGAAGCCGACTATATCTACGATTACAATGAATTCATACAACGTACTGAATGTTTGAAATAA
- a CDS encoding GNAT family N-acetyltransferase, which yields MFEIRKYTPDQKEEWNKFVDKAKNATFLFDRNYMDYHSDRFDDFSLMFYKKNKLYALLPAHKIEDTLYSHFGLTYGGLIMDIHVNITSTCMLFTELNEYLRTIGFKKVIYRPIPWIYCKHASEEDLYAIFWKCHAHLLTRNIGTTIFMNEHMRWRKDHIRRLKKAVLNGVEVVANASLDEFWKILNDNLKQRFNAKPVHTLEEMKLLKSIFPNNIIQYNAYKDGNIIGGITFYMMRNVIHGQYSSTNSIGKDLGAMEAIYDKVMYHDYPDYQYLDFGSSTEDNCSVINEGLISHKEGYGGRGVVYDTYEWEL from the coding sequence ATGTTTGAAATAAGGAAATACACGCCAGACCAAAAAGAAGAATGGAACAAATTCGTTGACAAGGCGAAAAACGCAACATTTCTTTTTGACCGTAACTATATGGATTATCATTCTGATAGATTTGATGACTTCTCATTAATGTTCTATAAGAAGAATAAACTATATGCGCTACTTCCTGCACACAAGATTGAAGATACCCTTTATTCACATTTCGGACTTACATACGGCGGACTGATAATGGACATTCACGTCAATATCACCAGCACTTGCATGCTATTCACCGAACTTAATGAATATTTAAGGACTATAGGTTTTAAGAAAGTAATCTATCGTCCTATCCCATGGATTTATTGCAAACATGCTTCAGAAGAAGACCTTTATGCAATATTCTGGAAATGTCATGCCCATTTGTTGACAAGAAACATCGGAACAACGATCTTCATGAATGAACACATGAGATGGCGCAAAGACCATATAAGAAGATTGAAAAAAGCAGTACTTAATGGTGTTGAAGTAGTAGCCAATGCAAGTCTTGATGAATTTTGGAAAATACTTAATGATAACCTAAAGCAACGTTTCAATGCAAAACCTGTGCACACACTCGAAGAGATGAAACTGCTTAAATCAATATTTCCAAACAACATTATTCAATACAATGCCTATAAAGACGGCAATATAATCGGTGGCATCACATTCTATATGATGAGGAATGTCATACATGGACAATATAGCTCTACTAACTCGATAGGAAAAGATTTAGGTGCGATGGAAGCTATATATGATAAAGTGATGTACCATGACTATCCGGATTATCAATATCTTGACTTTGGAAGCTCTACTGAAGATAATTGTAGCGTAATCAATGAGGGCCTTATCTCCCACAAAGAGGGATACGGAGGCAGAGGTGTTGTATATGATACTTATGAATGGGAGCTATGA